The Caldicellulosiruptor changbaiensis genome has a segment encoding these proteins:
- a CDS encoding sugar transferase: MKLKKIPIFIDIIALILAFLIGIFLRFGGMNFPKHYIWRIFLFDVAVIIYFYIRGLYHQRYYSFFKDLKMITEAFEAAMFVYLLITFAFKMEQVSRLLLFYVIIAGYILLICDKILINYAQSKKFKKGIGLKNVIIIGDPNKLPLKFLNSLSNRELGRNVIGYINDQVVEVDKIQYLGGSQVLEECVEKHKVDEIIVAAEKYQELAINFCIKKYIGFLSMYPFGRSEYPYEIEVIGNEVFFRLREVFTDTNWGRVKRLIDLFVSTIAFIIALPLFLIIAIAIKIDSKGPIFYIQDRIGLHGKLFKLYKFRTMVVNADKLLEELFKQNPELEREYRINHKLKNDPRITRVGKILRKFSLDELPQLLNIIKGDMSLVGPRPYMPKEIKECEGYEEILWRVPPGLTGLWQISGRASTDFSTRLKMDEYYIMNWSFWLDIEILIKTIPAVLKKDGAY, encoded by the coding sequence ATGAAGTTAAAAAAAATACCAATTTTTATCGACATTATAGCCTTAATTTTAGCTTTTCTGATTGGTATTTTCTTAAGATTTGGAGGAATGAATTTTCCCAAACATTACATTTGGCGAATTTTCTTATTTGATGTTGCTGTGATTATTTATTTTTATATAAGAGGTCTCTACCATCAACGATACTATTCATTTTTTAAAGATCTTAAAATGATTACAGAAGCATTTGAAGCAGCAATGTTTGTCTATCTCTTGATCACATTTGCATTTAAAATGGAGCAAGTTTCGAGGTTGCTTTTATTCTATGTAATTATAGCTGGTTATATTCTTCTCATTTGCGATAAAATTTTGATAAACTACGCTCAAAGTAAAAAATTTAAAAAAGGAATAGGACTGAAAAACGTCATTATCATTGGCGACCCTAACAAATTACCTTTGAAATTTTTAAACAGTTTATCAAATAGAGAGTTGGGAAGAAATGTTATTGGATACATAAATGATCAAGTAGTTGAAGTTGATAAAATTCAATACTTGGGAGGATCGCAGGTATTAGAAGAGTGTGTTGAAAAGCATAAAGTTGACGAAATAATAGTTGCTGCGGAAAAATATCAAGAGCTTGCTATAAACTTTTGTATCAAGAAATATATCGGCTTTTTATCAATGTATCCATTTGGAAGATCTGAATATCCTTATGAGATTGAAGTAATAGGGAATGAAGTATTTTTTAGGCTGAGGGAGGTATTTACAGACACAAACTGGGGGAGGGTTAAAAGACTAATAGACCTTTTCGTAAGCACGATAGCTTTTATAATTGCATTACCATTATTCCTAATTATTGCCATTGCAATAAAAATTGATTCTAAGGGTCCAATATTTTATATACAAGATAGGATTGGATTGCACGGCAAATTATTTAAACTCTATAAATTCAGGACAATGGTAGTAAATGCCGATAAGTTATTAGAAGAATTGTTTAAGCAAAATCCAGAATTAGAAAGGGAGTATCGTATAAATCATAAACTTAAGAATGATCCGAGAATCACAAGAGTAGGGAAAATCTTAAGGAAATTCAGTTTGGATGAATTACCGCAGTTGCTTAATATAATAAAGGGTGATATGAGTTTAGTTGGACCACGTCCATATATGCCGAAGGAAATCAAAGAATGTGAAGGATATGAAGAAATACTGTGGAGAGTTCCACCAGGGCTTACGGGACTTTGGCAAATAAGTGGACGAGCCTCAACAGATTTTTCAACACGACTTAAAATGGATGAGTACTACATAATGAATTGGAGTTTTTGGTTAGATATAGAGATTCTTATAAAAACAATTCCTGCCGTCCTAAAAAAGGATGGAGCATATTGA
- a CDS encoding glycosyltransferase family 2 protein, with the protein MDEREIFILIVNCSNYTNTVECVESLKDIEYENYRIVIVDDGSFSDSYNKLKEKCLNCVIIRSERNLWFAGGNNVGIKYALANGADYILLLNNDTIVEKDFLTHMVKTAEEDERIGIVGCKINYYEKRDYIWFAGGKIDWFKFRIKHIGQKEIDRGQYDKKTDITFMTGCCMLIRRKVFEKVGLLPEEYFMYFEDVDFCVRVLEEGFRIIYEPKAKIYHKVGFSSGGEESPFALKWNNRNRILFMKKYKSKVGKRKFVFSLLFFFVTRCIRMIQFLLKGEREKTRAIIKGIKEGLVIYCSKAGGSDI; encoded by the coding sequence ATGGATGAGAGAGAGATATTTATATTAATAGTAAATTGCAGCAATTATACTAATACTGTTGAGTGTGTTGAGAGTTTGAAAGACATTGAATATGAAAATTATCGAATAGTTATTGTAGATGATGGCTCCTTCAGTGATTCTTACAATAAATTAAAAGAAAAGTGTTTAAATTGTGTAATAATCAGATCTGAGCGAAATTTATGGTTTGCTGGCGGAAACAACGTGGGAATAAAATATGCACTTGCAAATGGAGCAGATTATATCTTATTACTTAACAATGATACAATTGTAGAAAAGGATTTCTTGACTCATATGGTAAAAACTGCCGAAGAAGATGAGAGAATAGGAATTGTTGGTTGTAAAATAAACTACTATGAAAAGAGAGATTATATTTGGTTTGCAGGGGGAAAAATAGACTGGTTTAAATTTAGAATAAAACATATAGGACAGAAGGAAATTGATAGAGGCCAGTATGATAAAAAGACTGATATAACTTTTATGACGGGTTGCTGCATGTTAATAAGAAGAAAAGTATTTGAAAAAGTTGGATTACTTCCAGAAGAATATTTTATGTATTTTGAAGATGTTGATTTTTGTGTAAGAGTATTAGAAGAAGGGTTTAGAATTATCTACGAACCAAAAGCAAAGATTTATCATAAAGTTGGTTTTTCAAGTGGCGGGGAAGAATCACCATTTGCTTTGAAGTGGAATAATAGAAACAGAATATTGTTTATGAAAAAATATAAATCAAAAGTAGGGAAAAGAAAATTTGTTTTCTCTCTTCTGTTCTTTTTTGTTACGCGTTGCATAAGGATGATTCAGTTTTTATTAAAAGGAGAACGGGAAAAAACAAGAGCTATTATTAAAGGAATAAAAGAAGGATTAGTGATATATTGTAGTAAAGCAGGAGGTTCTGACATATGA
- a CDS encoding S-layer homology domain-containing protein — protein MNSKKAFRLLSWVVIISFVLGFINPAVFAKGFKDTSNHWAKDVIERWANTYNVANGYSDGTFKPSNAITRAEFAQLVSRVIGDALVKPEINFIDVKENDWFYSAVKNLADYISGYPDGTFKPKNNITREEAACLLAKVFGINKSQSNVLSKFSDYNQVAEWAKEYLSAMVENGYMRGYADNSIKPKNYITRAETLTILDNIVGLLLSKKGVYVGREVRENLIISSPGVRVSGFSVSKNCLITEGTKDGDVTITNTQVNGNIIVRGGGEHSVVLKDVKASAVIVENKQATTKINISGNSRIVKVVIEKPAYILVEKTAEVNTIDIRADKTILKAEGKIERIAVNAKDVKVNDKEVQQGAILTITNTNENEKKTQSTNTNTSQESTQSGTTSQTSNNTSGVQTNTGTSTGNISSGTSTGGYTGGGSVYGGGSSGSGTSIQYGPVNVVLVDKETIPVGQNVQVTVTVKDTAGNLLPNKVVRIEGRSAYTNSLGSATFTLSVQDSKEIVINVDGKDYYGLLYAIKPTEGVLTFKLKSANGNFLSGFNVKLVNQAKQFSEIKSATAEQVSFIVPAVDGYKALIWSYDNQNGLIYTILDNLSVGNGIVRLVADTTLPNYIQATLDFSINNQPLNNYEFSIINSSKTDVFTIDDVKLNISSSQLKITADAGSYSIKVAKDTQDGKLYFMRDFNLQQSGQAFSFNFSSFKRVIFNFSGIGTLQKSVSVKLNGSWFELSGENDIYLQRGVYNLEEVFIKTYDENSKEVDYSYKVPTGSSPIVVDATGSDEQCFVNVDLSIDNVSSSVYATNIDGNEFASIKAGSLVDFVVILKTKSGLNLALLKPSEKMSDTALLFKASDIVAYISSGDVKNNIELLCTTIEDNNISHVLGYLPRNLQDGTVSVVFTAEIGLLYGSSITSSISLSIDNQNGDSRGYVYPQNTTTSAVYFVCDKIDSEASDFLALSLPASETCDLNLLANKIYFELMTERPLTFEYGLNGMFGLSFNLTSENLYMIWPVYLFSKDEGLTRRQAAEQKALQIVSTVVDQTYNDYDKVLGLHDWLVLHTQYDLEGYLNNNIPYESHTAYGALINGIAVCNGYATAMLALLEDASIDSKEIYGMAGVGNSKEAHAWNMVSLENNWYHLDATWDDPDWGNYVEHAFFNVPDSKIELTHE, from the coding sequence TTGAATTCAAAGAAAGCTTTTAGACTGCTATCATGGGTAGTGATAATATCTTTTGTATTGGGTTTTATAAACCCAGCTGTTTTTGCAAAAGGTTTTAAAGACACATCAAATCACTGGGCAAAAGATGTAATTGAGAGATGGGCAAATACATACAATGTGGCAAATGGTTATTCTGATGGCACTTTTAAACCCTCAAATGCTATTACAAGGGCTGAATTTGCTCAGCTTGTGAGCAGAGTAATTGGTGATGCTTTAGTCAAGCCCGAAATTAATTTTATAGATGTAAAAGAAAATGATTGGTTTTACTCTGCTGTTAAAAATCTTGCTGATTATATAAGTGGGTATCCTGATGGTACATTTAAGCCTAAAAATAATATAACAAGAGAAGAAGCAGCATGTCTTTTGGCAAAGGTATTTGGTATTAACAAATCACAGAGCAATGTTCTTTCGAAGTTTTCCGATTATAACCAAGTGGCAGAGTGGGCAAAAGAGTATTTATCCGCAATGGTTGAAAACGGATATATGAGGGGCTATGCTGACAATTCAATAAAGCCTAAGAATTACATTACAAGAGCTGAGACATTAACTATTTTAGATAACATTGTTGGGCTTTTGCTATCAAAAAAAGGTGTATATGTAGGAAGAGAAGTCAGAGAAAATTTGATTATTAGCAGTCCGGGTGTTAGGGTGTCAGGATTTAGTGTGAGTAAAAACTGCTTGATAACAGAGGGGACAAAAGATGGAGATGTTACCATTACTAATACGCAGGTAAACGGTAATATCATTGTTCGTGGCGGAGGAGAACACAGTGTTGTTTTGAAAGATGTTAAAGCTTCTGCAGTTATAGTTGAGAACAAACAAGCAACTACAAAAATAAACATTAGCGGAAATTCAAGGATAGTCAAAGTTGTGATTGAGAAGCCAGCTTATATTTTAGTTGAAAAGACTGCAGAGGTGAACACAATAGATATCAGAGCTGACAAAACAATTTTGAAGGCAGAAGGCAAAATAGAGAGGATAGCAGTAAATGCAAAAGATGTAAAAGTAAATGATAAGGAGGTCCAGCAAGGCGCTATACTAACAATTACCAATACCAATGAAAATGAGAAAAAGACTCAATCTACAAATACCAATACTTCGCAGGAGTCAACACAAAGTGGCACTACATCTCAAACATCTAATAATACTTCAGGTGTGCAAACAAATACTGGAACGTCAACTGGAAATATATCTTCAGGCACCTCAACTGGTGGCTATACAGGTGGAGGAAGTGTATATGGTGGTGGTTCTTCGGGTTCTGGAACAAGTATTCAATATGGACCTGTAAATGTAGTGTTAGTTGACAAAGAAACCATCCCTGTTGGTCAGAACGTCCAAGTAACAGTTACAGTGAAGGATACAGCGGGGAATTTGTTGCCAAACAAGGTTGTAAGGATTGAAGGGCGGTCTGCTTATACAAATTCCTTAGGTAGTGCAACATTTACTTTATCAGTTCAGGATAGCAAAGAAATAGTTATAAATGTAGATGGCAAAGACTATTATGGTCTTTTGTACGCAATTAAACCAACTGAAGGAGTTTTGACCTTTAAGTTAAAGTCGGCAAATGGTAACTTTTTAAGTGGATTTAATGTAAAATTAGTAAATCAAGCTAAGCAATTTTCTGAGATTAAATCTGCCACAGCTGAACAAGTTTCATTCATTGTACCTGCTGTTGATGGATACAAAGCTTTAATATGGTCATATGATAATCAAAATGGGCTTATATATACCATCTTAGATAATCTGTCAGTTGGAAACGGTATTGTGAGACTTGTTGCAGACACAACATTACCAAATTATATACAAGCTACACTGGATTTTAGCATAAATAACCAACCCCTCAATAACTATGAGTTTTCAATTATCAATAGCTCAAAAACTGATGTTTTTACAATTGATGATGTAAAGTTAAATATTTCTTCAAGTCAGCTAAAAATTACAGCAGATGCGGGCAGTTATTCAATCAAGGTAGCAAAAGATACTCAGGATGGTAAGCTATATTTTATGAGAGATTTTAATCTCCAACAGTCAGGACAAGCTTTTTCATTTAATTTCAGCTCTTTTAAAAGAGTTATATTCAATTTTTCTGGTATTGGCACTTTACAAAAAAGTGTATCTGTAAAATTAAACGGTAGCTGGTTTGAACTCTCTGGGGAAAATGATATATATCTGCAAAGAGGAGTTTATAATCTGGAAGAAGTTTTTATAAAGACATACGATGAAAACAGTAAAGAGGTTGATTATTCGTATAAAGTACCAACAGGCAGTAGTCCAATTGTAGTTGATGCGACAGGAAGCGACGAACAGTGCTTTGTGAATGTAGACCTTTCAATAGATAATGTCTCAAGCAGTGTATATGCTACTAATATAGATGGAAATGAATTTGCTTCTATAAAGGCAGGTTCTCTTGTAGATTTTGTAGTGATTTTAAAGACGAAAAGTGGGCTGAACTTAGCTTTGTTAAAGCCATCTGAAAAGATGTCAGATACAGCACTATTGTTTAAAGCAAGTGATATTGTAGCATATATATCAAGTGGAGATGTAAAGAATAATATTGAACTTCTTTGTACAACAATAGAAGATAATAATATTTCGCATGTGCTCGGGTATTTGCCAAGAAATCTTCAAGATGGTACCGTTAGTGTAGTATTTACGGCAGAAATAGGTTTGCTTTATGGAAGTTCTATTACAAGCAGTATTTCGCTTTCTATAGACAATCAAAATGGTGACAGTAGAGGTTATGTATATCCACAAAATACAACTACAAGTGCTGTATACTTTGTGTGTGATAAAATTGACAGTGAAGCAAGTGACTTTTTAGCACTCAGTCTTCCGGCAAGTGAAACTTGTGACCTCAATCTTCTTGCCAACAAAATATATTTTGAACTCATGACAGAAAGGCCGCTTACTTTTGAATACGGATTGAATGGAATGTTTGGACTGAGCTTTAATCTCACCAGTGAAAACCTCTACATGATATGGCCTGTTTACCTTTTCAGCAAAGACGAGGGTCTTACAAGAAGACAAGCGGCTGAACAAAAGGCATTGCAAATAGTATCTACAGTTGTAGACCAGACTTACAATGACTATGATAAAGTTTTAGGTTTGCATGACTGGCTTGTTTTGCACACCCAGTACGATTTGGAAGGGTATCTTAACAACAACATACCTTATGAGTCACATACAGCTTATGGTGCACTAATTAATGGTATTGCGGTTTGCAACGGTTATGCAACAGCTATGCTTGCGCTTTTAGAGGATGCAAGCATAGACTCAAAAGAGATCTATGGTATGGCAGGTGTAGGTAATTCAAAAGAAGCCCATGCATGGAATATGGTAAGCTTAGAAAATAATTGGTATCATTTAGATGCAACATGGGATGACCCAGACTGGGGCAATTATGTTGAACATGCCTTTTTCAATGTTCCAGATAGTAAAATTGAGTTAACGCATGAGTAG
- a CDS encoding transposase encodes MNIKAQNKKFLKLLFVVKKVTEALTRRIKHNRRGRPRKFNLFQIIACLVYKVKKGIKSFRELEYRINQDTEFKQVVGIEESPDYSYFAKLSRKIEKEYMQDIKDILIAKIEPDMSIAIVDSTPLRSAKNDSEAKIGIHITIGFYRGYKLHLLCTGKEEVIPLFWILTGANEHDSRQEELLYRAWGFGCEIVLADAGYDCSRWFNIANELKVKFVAGINKRNMKDKNNVKNVFRRNNIRFLETEEGKKLYKHRTKIERLFSKLKGEYNLENVRLRRFKNYKRYIDWILITFLFEQLLRKVEGKKFSFAYEWNQ; translated from the coding sequence ATGAATATTAAAGCACAAAATAAGAAATTTTTAAAGCTACTTTTTGTAGTGAAAAAGGTTACTGAAGCTCTGACAAGGAGAATAAAGCACAATAGAAGAGGACGCCCAAGGAAATTTAATTTGTTTCAAATAATAGCTTGTCTGGTTTACAAAGTTAAGAAGGGGATAAAGAGTTTCAGAGAATTAGAATATCGAATAAATCAAGACACAGAGTTTAAGCAAGTAGTAGGTATAGAAGAAAGTCCGGACTATTCATATTTTGCAAAGTTGTCAAGAAAAATAGAAAAAGAATACATGCAAGATATAAAAGACATATTAATAGCTAAGATAGAACCTGATATGAGTATAGCGATAGTAGATTCTACACCTTTGAGAAGTGCCAAAAATGATTCAGAAGCAAAAATAGGTATACATATTACAATAGGATTTTACAGGGGATACAAATTACATCTTTTGTGTACAGGTAAAGAAGAAGTAATACCACTTTTCTGGATTTTAACAGGGGCAAATGAACATGACTCAAGACAAGAAGAGCTTTTATATAGGGCATGGGGCTTTGGCTGTGAGATTGTATTAGCAGATGCGGGATACGATTGTAGCAGATGGTTTAATATAGCAAATGAGCTTAAGGTTAAATTTGTTGCTGGGATAAACAAAAGAAACATGAAAGATAAAAACAATGTTAAGAATGTTTTTAGAAGAAATAACATAAGATTTTTAGAAACTGAAGAGGGCAAAAAGCTATACAAGCATAGAACAAAGATTGAAAGACTATTTAGTAAATTAAAAGGTGAATATAATCTTGAGAATGTAAGGCTCAGGAGGTTTAAGAATTATAAAAGGTATATTGATTGGATACTAATTACTTTTTTGTTTGAGCAACTTCTCAGAAAAGTAGAAGGTAAGAAGTTTTCTTTCGCATATGAATGGAATCAATAA
- a CDS encoding coiled-coil domain-containing protein — MSERELLEKIVLGIEELKSDVREVKVRLDRVEERLDRVEERLDKLEERLGRVEERVNTLEREISVVKSDIRSMQTEMQSLKQAILENTGCIDTLFNAFGGVIQFKTDIENFKADINKFKDEASAKIENLVEVTNKIKEEYGRHDIDLRIMKEKIGILI; from the coding sequence ATGTCAGAAAGAGAACTGTTAGAGAAAATTGTCTTAGGTATTGAGGAACTAAAAAGCGATGTAAGAGAGGTAAAAGTTAGGCTTGACAGGGTTGAAGAAAGACTTGACAGGGTTGAAGAAAGACTTGATAAGCTTGAGGAAAGGCTTGGTAGGGTTGAGGAAAGAGTTAATACCTTAGAAAGAGAAATTTCTGTTGTCAAAAGTGATATCAGAAGTATGCAAACAGAAATGCAAAGTTTGAAACAAGCCATATTAGAAAATACAGGATGCATAGATACGCTATTTAATGCATTTGGAGGAGTTATACAATTTAAAACAGATATAGAAAATTTTAAAGCTGATATAAATAAATTTAAAGATGAAGCTTCAGCTAAAATAGAAAATCTTGTCGAAGTTACTAACAAAATAAAAGAAGAGTATGGTAGACATGATATAGATCTTAGAATTATGAAAGAAAAAATAGGAATTTTGATATAA
- a CDS encoding CPBP family intramembrane glutamic endopeptidase, translating to MIEKIKGKFSDNTWNATIVGIVIFCLFAFRRADTYINNYIGKLSFFNSSQNVSLVYLNKLLIALISYLPFTFFTFLILGLMLLFTAGKHKLIQLSIEIYNRYKTKYFLFLLLEGFFGVIILCYSVILFPMQKSIKIDLVNYQLTSSWMKESGCLNVFYFIGIFIFAFIEETIYRVVIYHVFSSVTFRVFSAILTSTLFALYHDYSIYNGIFIIRNIITSLFLIYALEKTKSIWWSVGAHFGLNAFLFDVVTTVEGQKKLAIAIIFVFLLYMVLDYLIIKYFKRREVDNTNNKKITKSLEKSVDIR from the coding sequence ATGATAGAAAAAATAAAAGGGAAATTTTCAGATAATACATGGAATGCAACAATTGTTGGTATAGTAATATTCTGTTTATTTGCATTTAGAAGAGCAGATACGTACATAAATAACTATATTGGGAAATTGTCATTTTTCAATTCAAGTCAAAATGTTTCTTTAGTGTACTTGAATAAATTATTGATTGCTCTTATTAGTTATCTTCCATTTACTTTTTTTACTTTTTTGATACTTGGCTTAATGTTATTATTTACTGCAGGAAAACACAAATTAATACAATTATCAATAGAAATATATAATAGATACAAAACAAAATACTTTTTATTTCTTTTACTTGAAGGCTTTTTTGGAGTAATTATATTGTGTTACAGTGTAATTTTATTTCCAATGCAAAAAAGTATAAAAATTGATTTAGTTAATTATCAACTTACTTCCTCATGGATGAAAGAAAGTGGTTGTTTAAATGTTTTTTATTTTATAGGTATTTTTATATTTGCTTTTATTGAAGAGACAATTTATAGAGTAGTAATTTACCATGTTTTTTCTTCGGTTACATTTAGAGTGTTTTCAGCGATTCTAACCTCAACTTTATTTGCCCTTTATCATGATTATTCAATTTATAATGGTATATTTATTATAAGAAATATTATAACTTCATTATTTCTCATATATGCTTTAGAAAAAACTAAAAGTATATGGTGGTCAGTTGGGGCTCATTTTGGATTAAATGCATTTTTATTTGATGTAGTTACAACAGTAGAGGGACAAAAAAAGCTTGCTATAGCCATAATATTTGTATTTTTGCTATACATGGTACTGGATTATTTAATCATTAAATATTTCAAAAGAAGGGAAGTTGACAATACTAATAACAAAAAGATTACAAAGTCTTTAGAAAAAAGTGTTGATATACGGTGA
- a CDS encoding DUF6426 family protein has product MFKKALSILLIFACVLSFSVVFADEAQSSGNSSTSSVVSQIKQAAVCETVGGSVYDITQYKWFWDPIKVVRTKTVSFRDPWKRIFSYRNDTPNKVKVTITQTYTVTNSTGGSVTLSPQLIQAQLGVNVNASVTRTYTKETEIPGYTTFYLEAAGEGSNIYYDVYIPHAFDSGYDYVGSGWVKNYTGIAFWGHY; this is encoded by the coding sequence ATGTTTAAAAAAGCTTTGAGTATTTTGTTAATTTTTGCGTGTGTACTTAGTTTTAGTGTAGTATTTGCAGATGAGGCGCAGTCAAGCGGTAACTCTTCGACGTCATCGGTGGTTTCACAGATAAAACAGGCAGCTGTATGTGAAACTGTGGGAGGCAGTGTTTATGATATTACACAATATAAGTGGTTTTGGGATCCAATTAAAGTTGTAAGAACGAAGACAGTTTCTTTTCGAGACCCTTGGAAACGTATTTTCTCTTACAGAAATGATACGCCTAATAAAGTAAAAGTAACAATAACCCAGACATATACAGTTACAAATTCAACTGGTGGTAGTGTTACGCTTTCACCACAATTGATTCAAGCACAATTAGGGGTTAATGTTAATGCTTCCGTGACAAGAACATATACAAAGGAAACAGAGATACCAGGTTACACAACATTTTATCTTGAAGCTGCAGGTGAAGGAAGCAATATTTATTATGATGTATATATCCCGCATGCATTTGATTCTGGTTACGACTATGTAGGTTCTGGATGGGTTAAAAACTATACAGGTATTGCATTTTGGGGACATTATTAA
- a CDS encoding CPBP family intramembrane glutamic endopeptidase: protein MLENGIKLKNKIAQNVLIIIIAIIAGIALIICQIINRQYIEKFLRELLRVPSIIGGPDITTNFKVTVDEFLGYIFSFLMAFVILSLTVGFFKKKEGLKDFYNDLTKIYKTKFFFLLFLEGIVITLVLTYIVVMFPIKSDVKVNLSKLQHYIMWAKGSAYANIFWLIQMLIIAIMEESIFRGIIYKGFSKITTKLWSAMITSIIFALYHIYPFETGVLMLRNVIISLLLIYMLEKTKTIWWSVGIHFGLNALLFEEVSSKEGHIQLAFGIIIVFSAYIILDYLIQQYYNKRDQKDDILGSELKDKEKKEESAVEYLS, encoded by the coding sequence ATGTTAGAAAATGGAATAAAATTAAAAAACAAAATCGCGCAAAATGTTTTAATAATTATTATTGCTATTATTGCGGGTATTGCTTTAATAATATGTCAGATTATTAACAGACAATATATAGAAAAATTTCTAAGAGAACTTTTGAGAGTACCATCAATTATTGGTGGTCCTGATATAACCACAAATTTTAAGGTTACTGTAGATGAATTCTTAGGTTACATTTTTAGTTTTTTGATGGCTTTTGTCATATTAAGTTTAACTGTAGGCTTTTTTAAAAAGAAAGAAGGGCTAAAAGATTTTTATAACGATTTAACAAAAATTTATAAGACTAAATTTTTCTTTCTTCTTTTTTTAGAAGGTATAGTTATAACGTTAGTTCTAACCTATATTGTAGTAATGTTTCCTATAAAAAGTGATGTAAAGGTAAACTTAAGCAAATTGCAACATTATATTATGTGGGCTAAAGGCAGTGCATATGCAAATATTTTTTGGCTAATACAAATGCTTATAATAGCAATAATGGAAGAGTCAATTTTCAGAGGAATAATTTATAAAGGATTTTCAAAAATAACGACAAAGTTATGGTCGGCAATGATTACATCTATAATTTTTGCTCTTTACCACATATATCCTTTCGAAACAGGAGTTTTAATGCTAAGAAATGTAATAATTTCACTTCTTCTTATTTACATGTTGGAAAAAACCAAAACAATATGGTGGTCAGTTGGTATCCATTTTGGTTTGAATGCCTTATTATTTGAGGAAGTTTCTTCAAAAGAAGGTCATATTCAATTGGCATTTGGAATTATAATAGTATTTTCAGCTTATATAATTTTGGATTATTTAATTCAACAATATTACAATAAAAGAGATCAAAAAGATGATATATTAGGAAGTGAATTAAAAGATAAAGAAAAGAAAGAAGAAAGCGCAGTGGAATATTTAAGTTAA
- a CDS encoding macro domain-containing protein — MTNHFGSVVERVVIKKGDITKENVDAIVNAANSHLRHGGGVALAIVKAGGIEIQKESDEIIKKIGMVPTGHAVITNAYRLPCKFVIHTVGPIYGEGNEDEKLHKAIYNSLYLAHLYNLKSIAFPAVSSGIFGFPKDRCAKVLIDTAIEFLESFQTSIEKVVFCLFDDETYGYFEEYYKNLLKE; from the coding sequence ATGACAAATCATTTTGGGTCGGTGGTTGAAAGAGTTGTTATCAAAAAAGGCGATATCACAAAAGAAAATGTTGATGCAATTGTAAATGCAGCAAACAGCCACCTGCGCCATGGTGGTGGAGTTGCTCTTGCAATTGTAAAAGCAGGTGGGATTGAGATTCAAAAAGAGTCTGATGAGATTATAAAAAAGATTGGGATGGTTCCAACTGGGCATGCTGTTATTACAAATGCATATAGGCTGCCTTGCAAGTTTGTAATCCATACTGTTGGTCCAATCTATGGTGAAGGCAATGAGGATGAAAAGCTTCATAAAGCGATCTATAATAGCTTGTATCTTGCACACCTTTATAATTTAAAAAGCATTGCCTTTCCTGCTGTATCAAGCGGTATCTTTGGATTTCCCAAAGATAGGTGCGCAAAGGTTTTGATTGACACTGCAATTGAATTTTTAGAAAGTTTTCAGACAAGCATTGAAAAGGTTGTGTTTTGCCTATTTGATGATGAGACCTATGGGTATTTTGAAGAGTATTATAAAAATTTATTAAAAGAATAA